The bacterium genome segment CTGTTCGGGCCGAAGGCACAGGTCCTGATCCGTCCCGGCGGGTTTCCGCGGGAAGAGGGCGGCTAGGGCGCCAGCGTGACGTTGTAGCCTTCCCGGTTCCGTTGGACCAGAAGCTGCACTTGCGGGAACTCCCTGGCCCGGACGATGGCTTGCCGGAACGTGCCCAGATCGTCCGTCTCAAGTCCGTTGATCTTTCGGATGACATCGCCCGGCCGGATGCCGATGTTTTCCGCCGGGCTCCCCTCGAAAACGATCGTCACGACAACGCCTTTCGTCGTCGAAAGCCGGAAGTTACGCAGCGATTCGCCGTCGATTGGGCCCACGCGAACACCCAGCCAATCGCGCGAAATTTCGTTCGCCAGTGTCTCGGGCACTTCCGTGAGAACGATCTGCCGCGAGAGTATCTGACCGCTTCGCCAGAATTTTATCGCGACCTCGGAGCCCACTGTGTAGCCGGAGAGTTCGTTCAGATATTCCTGGCGCGAGTGGATCTCCTTGTTGCCGAAAGAAAGAAGAATGTCGCCGCGTTTCATCCCCGCCTGAAGCGCCGGGCTCATGGGAAGAATTTTGGCTGCCACCACGCCCTGGTGTTGCGGATAATTTAGATGCGTGGCGAGGCGGGACGTGAGGTTTTGAAGGACGAGGCCGACCCAGCCCCTCCGCACTTTTCCGAACAAAATCAGATCGTTCACGATCCGGTGGGCCCGGTTGATGGGAATGGAGAACCCGATTCCCTGCGCTTTCCCGAAAATGGCGGTGTTGATGCCGATCAGCTCGCCGTAAATATTGAGCAGCGGCCCGCCCGAGTTTCCCGGATTGATGGAAGCGTCCGTCTGGATGAAATCCCCCGGATGCCGCTTCCTGCGCGGCCCTCCGAGACCGATGGTGCGTCCGAGGGCGCTGACCACGCCGGTGGTGACCGTATGGCCCAGGCCGAATGGATTGCCGATGGCGATGACCGTTTCGCCGATCATCAAATCATCGGACCGGCCCATCGGGAGGTGGGGAAGAGGTTCCTTCGAGTCGATTTTCAGGATGGCGAGGTCGTTGCCGGGATCGGCGCCCACGAGGCGCGCCGGGTAGGTGCGCTTGTTGGCCAGGTGAACAAGAATCCGGGTTGCGCGGGAGATGACGTGTTCGTTTGTGAGGATGTAGCCGTCAGAGCGGATGATGACGCCCGTTCCCAGACTGCTGGTTCGCCTTCTCTGGTTCTGTCCGCCGAAAAATTCCTTGAAAAATTCCTCGGCCGGGTCCAGATTGAACTGGGAAAAAGGGTTGGGACGTTTTCGGATTTGAAACGCGCTGATGTTGACCACCGCGGGGGCGGCGAGTTCGACGGCGTGGACGATGGGCGTCCGGCGTCCCTCCCTCCCACGCTGCTGGGTCATTTGACTGGGAGCGGCGAGCGCTGCGCCGATGGAGAGCGGAAGTAGCAAGAGCGTGAAGAAAAGGATGGGAGACCAGCGGCCGGAAAGCATGATGTACACTTTTTTCATGGGCGATACCGTATGGCGGCGAAAATAATGGTTTGCTTGCGCCGAATTTTCAGGAATGTCGGATTTCCTTCTCCGGTGTTCCGCATGGCCACCCGGAAATCGGCCATGGAGCGAACCGGCTTCTTGTCCACTTCGAGGATCACATCGCCGGGCC includes the following:
- a CDS encoding trypsin-like peptidase domain-containing protein, yielding MKKVYIMLSGRWSPILFFTLLLLPLSIGAALAAPSQMTQQRGREGRRTPIVHAVELAAPAVVNISAFQIRKRPNPFSQFNLDPAEEFFKEFFGGQNQRRRTSSLGTGVIIRSDGYILTNEHVISRATRILVHLANKRTYPARLVGADPGNDLAILKIDSKEPLPHLPMGRSDDLMIGETVIAIGNPFGLGHTVTTGVVSALGRTIGLGGPRRKRHPGDFIQTDASINPGNSGGPLLNIYGELIGINTAIFGKAQGIGFSIPINRAHRIVNDLILFGKVRRGWVGLVLQNLTSRLATHLNYPQHQGVVAAKILPMSPALQAGMKRGDILLSFGNKEIHSRQEYLNELSGYTVGSEVAIKFWRSGQILSRQIVLTEVPETLANEISRDWLGVRVGPIDGESLRNFRLSTTKGVVVTIVFEGSPAENIGIRPGDVIRKINGLETDDLGTFRQAIVRAREFPQVQLLVQRNREGYNVTLAP